From Micromonospora echinospora, one genomic window encodes:
- a CDS encoding M14 family metallopeptidase, with the protein MRRTRLAVVGVFTLVGAVALTAPVSARPPSEAAGRDDSLEVYVGTVNPRQLEQLRAAGVDLGHDHRGTGPGGTTTVETVLSRRQADRLTSSGIPLRVKQVDGRDASRALREQAADGPTVFRPYSAPGGIRDEITATAARHPKLTKVETIGRTHQGKPILAVKVTKNARTVPDGRRPAVLYASTQHAREWITPEMTRRLMHHVLDNYGRDRAITRLVDTTELWFLPVANPDGYDHTFTPGNRLWRKNLRDNDGDGKITAVDGVDLNRNYAFRWGYDNEGSSPDPASDTYRGPGPNSEPETQALDRLFRRVGFEFFVNYHSAANLLLYGLGWQVATPTPDDVIYQAMVGDDDHPAVPGYDPDLSAELYVANGDTDAHAVARYGALGFTPEMSTCQVAAASDPDDQWRPEDCVSGFVFPDDEKLIAAEVAKNLPFALAVAQSTHDPDDPVSVVGRSTPDFVVDAFDTSYGRTQQVAAITRRALGNVRMHYTVNGGRPKTVAVREWRGGERYGDTHDDYYAELRGTVTGARPGDRVEVWFTGTKRGRGVVASEHFTYRVHTDIGGEVLVLAAEDVTGLSPEQDGTGAKYADEVTAALTAAGRTSDVYDLDAMGRTAPHHLGVLSHYRAVVWETGDDVIPRSPGQVPGTAARAAAETELAVRDYLNEGGKVLVSGKYALYAQAGDGAYAYQPTGPAECADPDDPTCLPLSNDFLQYWLGAYNYVSDGGSADGTPYPVRGSEGAFAGFQGTLNAPGSAGNQDHTASLLSTSSFLPPDQFPQFSSTTTVDWVRPGGAPFDPRTGDWYVYSGRADEAYKRLTRTVDLTSATSGELRFFASYDIEPNWDFMIVEAHEVGTDDWTTLPDRNGKTSTDTGDSCESGLATELHPFLLHYQGADCSPTGSTGQWHAATGASNGWKEFSVDLSAYAGKQVEVAISYVSDWGTQGLGVFLDDARVIVDGATVAETSFETADLGGWTVSGPPPGSLPASNDWSRSQRAFEEGAAVVTADTVYLGFGLEGLAPAARNDLVARSLTHLLGRPRP; encoded by the coding sequence ATGAGGCGCACACGACTGGCGGTCGTCGGCGTGTTCACCCTGGTCGGCGCAGTGGCGCTGACCGCTCCGGTGAGCGCGCGGCCCCCGTCCGAGGCGGCCGGTCGCGACGACAGCCTGGAGGTGTACGTCGGCACGGTGAACCCGCGGCAGCTCGAACAGCTGCGGGCGGCCGGCGTCGACCTCGGCCACGACCACCGGGGCACCGGCCCCGGCGGCACCACCACGGTCGAGACCGTGCTGAGTCGCCGGCAGGCCGACCGGCTGACCAGCAGCGGCATCCCGCTCCGGGTCAAGCAGGTCGACGGCCGGGACGCCTCCCGGGCGCTGCGCGAGCAGGCCGCCGACGGCCCGACGGTGTTCCGCCCGTACTCCGCGCCGGGTGGCATCCGGGACGAGATCACCGCCACCGCCGCGCGCCACCCGAAGCTGACCAAGGTGGAGACCATCGGCCGCACCCACCAGGGCAAGCCGATCCTCGCCGTCAAGGTCACCAAGAACGCCCGGACCGTGCCGGACGGCCGACGGCCGGCGGTGCTCTACGCCAGCACCCAGCACGCCCGGGAGTGGATCACTCCGGAGATGACCCGGCGGCTGATGCACCACGTCCTGGACAACTACGGCCGCGACCGGGCGATCACCCGGCTGGTGGACACCACCGAGCTGTGGTTCCTGCCGGTGGCCAACCCCGACGGCTACGACCACACCTTCACCCCCGGCAACCGGCTGTGGCGCAAGAACCTGCGCGACAACGACGGCGACGGGAAGATCACCGCCGTCGACGGGGTCGACCTGAACCGCAACTACGCCTTCCGGTGGGGCTACGACAACGAGGGCTCCTCACCGGATCCGGCCAGCGACACCTACCGTGGTCCCGGCCCCAACTCCGAGCCGGAGACCCAGGCCCTGGACCGGCTCTTCCGCCGGGTCGGCTTCGAGTTCTTCGTCAACTACCACTCGGCGGCGAACCTGCTGCTCTACGGCCTCGGCTGGCAGGTCGCCACCCCCACCCCGGACGACGTGATCTACCAGGCGATGGTCGGCGACGACGACCACCCGGCCGTCCCCGGCTACGACCCGGACCTCTCCGCCGAGCTGTACGTCGCCAACGGCGACACCGACGCGCACGCCGTCGCGCGGTACGGCGCGCTCGGCTTCACCCCGGAGATGTCCACCTGCCAGGTCGCCGCCGCGTCCGACCCGGACGACCAGTGGCGTCCCGAGGACTGCGTGAGCGGCTTCGTCTTCCCCGACGACGAGAAGCTGATCGCCGCCGAGGTGGCGAAGAACCTGCCGTTCGCGCTCGCCGTCGCACAGTCCACCCACGACCCGGACGACCCGGTCTCGGTGGTCGGCCGGAGCACCCCGGACTTCGTGGTCGACGCCTTCGACACCTCGTACGGCCGCACCCAGCAGGTCGCCGCGATCACCCGGCGGGCCCTGGGCAACGTGCGGATGCACTACACGGTCAACGGCGGCCGACCGAAGACCGTCGCGGTCCGCGAGTGGCGCGGCGGCGAACGGTACGGCGACACCCACGACGACTACTACGCCGAGCTGCGCGGCACGGTCACCGGAGCCCGGCCGGGTGACCGGGTGGAGGTCTGGTTCACCGGCACCAAGCGCGGCCGGGGCGTGGTCGCCAGCGAGCACTTCACCTACCGGGTGCACACCGACATCGGCGGCGAGGTGCTGGTGCTGGCCGCCGAGGACGTCACCGGCCTCAGCCCCGAGCAGGACGGCACCGGCGCGAAGTACGCCGACGAGGTGACCGCCGCGCTGACCGCCGCCGGACGCACCAGCGACGTCTACGACCTCGACGCGATGGGCCGGACGGCCCCGCACCACCTGGGCGTGCTGTCGCACTACCGGGCGGTGGTCTGGGAGACCGGCGACGACGTCATCCCCCGCTCCCCCGGCCAGGTCCCCGGCACGGCGGCCCGGGCGGCGGCCGAGACCGAGCTGGCCGTCCGGGACTACCTCAACGAGGGCGGCAAGGTGCTGGTCAGCGGAAAGTACGCGCTCTACGCGCAGGCAGGCGACGGGGCGTACGCCTACCAGCCGACCGGGCCCGCCGAGTGCGCCGATCCGGACGACCCCACCTGCCTGCCGCTGTCGAACGACTTCCTCCAGTACTGGCTGGGCGCGTACAACTACGTCAGCGACGGCGGCAGCGCGGACGGCACCCCGTACCCGGTGCGGGGCTCCGAGGGGGCGTTCGCCGGCTTCCAGGGCACCCTGAACGCCCCCGGTTCGGCCGGCAACCAGGACCACACGGCGTCCCTGCTCAGCACGTCGAGCTTCCTGCCGCCGGACCAGTTCCCGCAGTTCTCCTCCACCACGACGGTGGACTGGGTCCGCCCCGGCGGCGCGCCCTTCGACCCCCGCACCGGCGACTGGTACGTCTACAGCGGGCGGGCCGACGAGGCGTACAAGCGGCTCACCCGGACCGTCGACCTGACCTCGGCCACCAGCGGTGAGCTGCGCTTCTTCGCCTCGTACGACATCGAGCCGAACTGGGACTTCATGATCGTCGAGGCGCACGAGGTGGGCACCGACGACTGGACCACCCTGCCGGACCGCAACGGCAAGACCAGCACCGACACCGGGGACAGCTGCGAGAGCGGCCTGGCCACCGAGCTGCACCCGTTCCTCCTGCACTACCAGGGCGCGGACTGCTCGCCGACCGGCAGCACCGGGCAGTGGCACGCCGCCACCGGGGCCTCCAACGGCTGGAAGGAGTTCTCGGTCGACCTGTCGGCGTACGCCGGCAAGCAGGTCGAGGTGGCGATCTCGTACGTCTCGGACTGGGGCACCCAGGGGCTCGGCGTCTTCCTGGACGACGCCCGGGTGATCGTCGACGGGGCCACCGTCGCGGAGACCTCGTTCGAGACCGCCGACCTGGGCGGCTGGACGGTTTCCGGGCCGCCGCCCGGTTCGCTGCCCGCCTCGAACGACTGGTCACGTAGCCAGCGGGCCTTCGAGGAGGGCGCGGCGGTGGTCACCGCCGACACCGTCTACCTCGGGTTCGGGCTGGAAGGGCTGGCCCCGGCCGCCCGGAACGACCTGGTCGCCCGCTCACTGACCCACCTGCTCGGCCGCCCCCGCCCCTGA
- the wecB gene encoding non-hydrolyzing UDP-N-acetylglucosamine 2-epimerase: MTRVMTVVGTRPEIIRLARVMDRLDRTVDHVLVHTGQNWDHSLSEVFFSELRLRRPDRFLDVDTSSLGRTLGGVLVGMEQVLAEVRPDALLVLGDTNSCIAALMARRMRVPVYHMEAGNRCYDLNVPEETNRRLVDHVADFNLVYTEHARRNLLAEGLHPRRILHTGSPMREVLEHYRPDVDASTILDQLGLAPGGYFLVSAHREENVDAPARLGRLLDCLRAVRDEWGLPVLVSTHPRTRKRLETLAPDDSTLDGITFHEPFGLFDYVRLQLGAGCTLSDSGTISEEAAILGFPAVTLRESIERPEALDAGGIIMTGLDPAGVVEAVWVTVDQVTADGVPCPADYRVPDTSRRVVDFVLSTVRRHHDWAGVRR, translated from the coding sequence GTGACCAGGGTGATGACCGTGGTCGGCACCCGGCCGGAGATCATCCGGCTGGCCCGGGTGATGGACCGGCTGGACCGGACCGTGGACCACGTCCTGGTGCACACCGGGCAGAACTGGGACCACTCGCTCTCCGAGGTGTTCTTCAGCGAGCTGCGGCTGCGCCGGCCGGACCGGTTCCTCGACGTGGACACGTCGTCGCTGGGGCGCACCCTCGGCGGCGTGCTGGTCGGCATGGAGCAGGTGCTCGCCGAGGTGCGCCCGGACGCCCTGCTGGTGCTCGGCGACACGAACAGCTGCATCGCCGCGCTGATGGCCCGCCGGATGCGGGTGCCGGTCTACCACATGGAGGCGGGCAACCGCTGCTACGACCTGAACGTGCCGGAGGAGACTAACCGTCGCCTCGTCGACCACGTCGCCGACTTCAACCTGGTCTACACCGAGCACGCCCGACGGAACCTGCTCGCCGAGGGGCTGCACCCGCGCCGGATCCTGCACACCGGATCGCCGATGCGGGAGGTGCTGGAACACTACCGTCCGGACGTCGACGCCTCGACGATCCTCGACCAGCTCGGCCTGGCCCCGGGTGGGTACTTCCTGGTCAGCGCGCACCGGGAGGAGAACGTCGACGCCCCCGCCCGGCTCGGCCGGCTGCTGGACTGCCTGCGGGCGGTCCGGGACGAGTGGGGCCTGCCGGTGCTGGTCTCCACCCACCCCCGGACCCGCAAGCGGCTGGAGACGCTCGCCCCGGACGACAGCACCCTGGACGGGATCACGTTCCACGAGCCGTTCGGCCTCTTCGACTACGTCCGGCTCCAGCTCGGGGCCGGGTGCACCCTCTCGGACAGCGGGACGATCAGCGAGGAGGCGGCGATCCTCGGGTTCCCGGCGGTGACGCTGCGCGAGTCGATCGAGCGCCCCGAGGCGCTGGACGCCGGGGGCATCATCATGACCGGACTGGACCCGGCCGGCGTGGTGGAGGCGGTTTGGGTGACCGTCGACCAGGTGACGGCCGACGGGGTGCCCTGCCCGGCCGACTACCGGGTGCCGGACACCTCCCGTCGGGTGGTCGACTTCGTCCTCTCCACGGTCCGCCGGCATCACGACTGGGCCGGTGTCCGCCGCTGA
- the pgm gene encoding phosphoglucomutase (alpha-D-glucose-1,6-bisphosphate-dependent) produces MVHARAGQPAEPADLVDVPRLVTAYYAEHPDPADPAQQVSFGTSGHRGSSLRNAFNEHHILAVTQALCDYRRANGVDGPLFLARDTHALSAPAAVTALEVLAANDVTVLVDSRDGYTPTPALSHAVLTHNRGRTAGLADGIVITPSHNPPDDGGFKYNPTNGGPADTDATRWIQDRANAILAAGLAEVKRVPYARARAADTTGEYDFLAGYVDDLPAALDIAAIRDAGVRIGADPLGGASVAYWGEIAERHKLDLTVVNPTVDPTWRFMTLDGDGKIRMDCSSPNAMASLIAARADYQVSTGNDADADRHGIVTPDGGLLNPNHYLAVAIAHLFRTRTEWGPDAAVGKTLVSSSMIDRVAADLGRPLLEVPVGFKWFVPGLLDGTVGFGGEESAGASFLRRDGSTWTTDKDGILLCLLAAEIIATTGRTPSQHYADLTERFGAPAYARIDAPANREQKAVLGKLSPEQVTATELAGEPITATLTTAPGNGASIGGLKVTTASGWFAARPSGTEDVYKIYAESFQGPEHLTRIQEEARDLVSTVLGQG; encoded by the coding sequence GTGGTCCACGCCCGTGCCGGACAGCCCGCCGAGCCCGCCGACCTGGTCGACGTGCCCCGGCTGGTCACCGCCTACTACGCCGAGCACCCCGATCCGGCCGACCCGGCGCAGCAGGTCTCCTTCGGCACGTCCGGGCACCGTGGGTCGAGCCTGCGCAACGCCTTCAACGAGCACCACATCCTCGCCGTCACCCAGGCGCTCTGCGACTACCGGCGGGCCAACGGCGTCGACGGTCCGCTCTTCCTCGCCCGGGACACCCACGCGCTCTCCGCCCCGGCGGCGGTGACCGCGCTGGAGGTGCTCGCCGCGAACGACGTGACGGTGCTGGTCGACAGCCGGGACGGCTACACCCCGACCCCGGCGCTGTCGCACGCGGTGCTCACCCACAACCGGGGCCGCACCGCGGGGCTCGCCGACGGCATCGTCATCACCCCGTCGCACAACCCACCGGACGACGGCGGGTTCAAGTACAACCCCACCAACGGCGGCCCGGCCGACACCGACGCGACCCGGTGGATCCAGGACCGGGCGAACGCGATCCTCGCCGCCGGGCTCGCCGAGGTGAAGCGGGTGCCGTACGCGCGGGCCCGCGCCGCCGACACCACCGGGGAGTACGACTTCCTCGCCGGCTACGTCGACGACCTGCCCGCCGCGCTGGACATCGCCGCGATCCGGGACGCCGGGGTACGTATCGGCGCGGACCCGCTCGGCGGGGCGAGCGTGGCGTACTGGGGCGAGATCGCCGAGCGGCACAAGCTCGACCTGACCGTGGTGAACCCGACGGTCGACCCGACCTGGCGGTTCATGACCCTCGACGGGGACGGCAAGATCCGGATGGACTGCTCCTCGCCGAACGCGATGGCCTCGCTGATCGCCGCCCGCGCCGACTACCAGGTCTCCACGGGCAACGACGCGGACGCCGACCGGCACGGCATCGTCACCCCGGACGGCGGTCTGCTCAACCCCAACCACTACCTCGCGGTGGCGATCGCCCACCTGTTCCGCACCCGTACCGAGTGGGGGCCGGACGCGGCGGTCGGCAAGACCCTGGTCTCCTCCTCAATGATCGACCGGGTCGCGGCCGACCTTGGGCGACCGTTGCTGGAGGTGCCGGTCGGCTTCAAGTGGTTCGTGCCGGGGCTGCTCGACGGCACGGTCGGCTTCGGCGGCGAGGAGAGCGCCGGGGCGTCGTTCCTGCGCCGGGACGGCAGCACCTGGACCACCGACAAGGACGGCATCCTGCTCTGCCTGCTGGCCGCCGAGATCATCGCCACCACCGGCCGGACGCCGAGCCAGCACTACGCGGACCTGACCGAGCGGTTCGGCGCGCCCGCGTACGCCCGGATCGACGCCCCGGCCAACCGCGAGCAGAAGGCGGTGCTCGGGAAGCTCTCCCCGGAGCAGGTCACCGCGACCGAGCTGGCCGGTGAGCCGATCACCGCGACGCTCACCACCGCGCCGGGCAACGGGGCGTCGATCGGCGGCCTGAAGGTGACCACCGCCTCGGGCTGGTTCGCCGCCCGCCCCTCCGGCACGGAGGACGTCTACAAGATCTACGCCGAGTCGTTCCAGGGTCCGGAGCACCTCACCCGGATCCAGGAGGAGGCGCGGGACCTGGTCTCGACGGTGCTCGGGCAGGGCTGA
- the glgC gene encoding glucose-1-phosphate adenylyltransferase, producing the protein MAEKVLAIVLAGGEGKRLMPLTADRAKPAVPFGGMYRMVDFVLSNLANAGFLKIVVLTQYKSHSLDRHITKTWRMSTLLGNYVTPVPAQQRRGPWWFAGSADAIYQSFNLIYDEQPDYVIVFGADHIYRMDPRQMVDEHIASGAAVTVAGIRQPLSMADQFGVIEVGEDGRRIRAFREKPTDAVGLPDAPDQIYASMGNYVFSTRALIEAVERDAEDKTSKHDMGGSIIPMLVERGEANVYDFRDNEVPGSTDRDRGYWRDVGTLDSFYDAHMDLINVHPIFNLYNFEWPIYTGQLTYPPAKFVHQWGERVGRAVASMVSPGAVISGSLVENSIVSPKVKVHSWAHVDGAVLMEGVEISRHAVVRRAILDKNVFVPEGAEIGVDLEKDRQRYTVSDNGIVVIGKGQRVEV; encoded by the coding sequence ATGGCTGAGAAGGTGCTCGCGATCGTCCTGGCCGGTGGGGAGGGCAAGCGCCTGATGCCGCTCACCGCCGACCGGGCCAAGCCCGCCGTGCCGTTTGGCGGGATGTACCGGATGGTGGACTTCGTCCTGTCCAACCTGGCGAACGCCGGGTTCCTCAAGATCGTCGTGCTGACCCAGTACAAGTCCCACTCGCTGGACCGGCACATCACCAAGACCTGGCGGATGTCGACCCTGCTCGGCAACTACGTCACCCCGGTCCCGGCCCAGCAGCGGCGCGGCCCGTGGTGGTTCGCCGGCTCGGCCGACGCGATCTACCAGAGCTTCAACCTGATCTACGACGAGCAGCCGGACTACGTGATCGTCTTCGGCGCGGACCACATCTACCGGATGGACCCCCGGCAGATGGTGGACGAGCACATCGCCTCCGGGGCCGCCGTCACCGTCGCCGGGATCCGACAGCCGCTGTCGATGGCCGACCAGTTCGGCGTGATCGAGGTGGGCGAGGACGGCCGGCGGATCCGCGCGTTCCGGGAGAAGCCCACCGACGCGGTCGGGCTGCCGGACGCCCCCGACCAGATCTACGCCTCGATGGGCAACTACGTCTTCTCGACCAGAGCGCTGATCGAGGCTGTCGAGCGCGACGCGGAGGACAAGACGAGCAAGCACGACATGGGCGGCAGCATCATCCCGATGCTGGTCGAGCGGGGTGAGGCGAACGTCTACGACTTCCGCGACAACGAGGTGCCCGGCAGCACCGACCGGGACCGGGGCTACTGGCGCGACGTGGGGACGCTCGACTCGTTCTACGACGCGCACATGGATCTGATCAACGTCCACCCGATCTTCAACCTCTACAACTTCGAGTGGCCGATCTACACCGGGCAGTTGACCTACCCGCCGGCGAAGTTCGTGCACCAGTGGGGCGAGCGGGTCGGCCGGGCGGTCGCCTCGATGGTCTCGCCGGGCGCGGTGATCTCCGGTTCGTTGGTGGAGAACTCGATCGTCTCTCCGAAGGTGAAGGTGCACTCCTGGGCGCACGTGGACGGCGCGGTGCTGATGGAGGGAGTCGAGATCAGCCGGCACGCGGTCGTCCGCCGGGCCATCCTGGACAAGAACGTGTTCGTCCCCGAGGGCGCCGAGATCGGCGTCGACCTCGAGAAGGACCGGCAGCGCTACACCGTCTCGGACAACGGCATCGTCGTGATCGGCAAGGGTCAACGCGTCGAGGTCTGA
- the glgA gene encoding glycogen synthase, whose translation MTDSASPRAAGTTPLRVDLLTREYPPEVYGGAGVHVEYLARELRRLADVRVHCFGAPRTEPGVTAYPEPVELTGANAALRTMGVDLAMAAGCAGTDVVHSHTWYANLAGHTAKLLHGVPHVVTVHSLEPLRPWKAEQLGGGYALSSWCERTAIEAADAVIAVSAGMMRDVLTAYPAVDPAKVRVVHNGIDTAQYAPDHGTDVLARLGVDPTRPSVVYVGRITRQKGLPYLLRAARDLPADAQLVLLAGAPDTPEIAAEVEGLVDELRAKRSGVVWVAEMLPKHEVIQVLTHATVFVCPSVYEPMGIVNLEAMACETAVVATATGGIPEVVADGETGLLVPIEQATDGSGTPLDPDRFVADLAGAVNALLADPERVERFGRAGRRRAVEHFSWDAIAERTVEVYRSVGATT comes from the coding sequence ATGACCGACTCCGCGTCGCCGCGCGCCGCCGGCACCACCCCGCTCCGCGTCGACCTGCTCACCCGGGAGTACCCGCCGGAGGTGTACGGCGGGGCCGGCGTGCACGTCGAGTACCTGGCCCGTGAGCTGCGCCGACTGGCCGACGTACGGGTGCACTGCTTCGGCGCGCCCCGCACCGAGCCGGGCGTCACCGCGTACCCCGAGCCGGTCGAGCTGACCGGGGCGAACGCGGCGCTGCGCACCATGGGCGTCGACCTGGCGATGGCCGCCGGATGCGCCGGCACCGACGTGGTGCACAGCCACACGTGGTACGCCAACCTCGCCGGGCACACCGCGAAGCTGCTGCACGGGGTGCCGCACGTGGTGACCGTGCACAGCCTGGAGCCGCTGCGCCCGTGGAAGGCCGAACAGCTCGGCGGCGGGTACGCGCTCTCCTCCTGGTGCGAGCGGACCGCGATCGAGGCCGCCGACGCGGTCATCGCGGTGAGCGCCGGCATGATGCGCGACGTGCTGACCGCGTACCCGGCCGTCGACCCCGCGAAGGTCCGGGTGGTGCACAACGGCATCGACACCGCGCAGTACGCCCCGGACCACGGCACCGACGTGCTGGCCCGGCTCGGCGTCGACCCGACCCGCCCCAGCGTCGTCTACGTCGGGCGGATCACCCGGCAGAAGGGCCTGCCGTACCTGCTCCGGGCGGCCCGGGACCTGCCGGCGGACGCGCAGCTCGTGCTGCTGGCCGGCGCGCCCGACACCCCGGAGATCGCCGCCGAGGTGGAGGGGCTCGTCGACGAGCTGCGGGCGAAGCGGTCCGGGGTCGTCTGGGTGGCCGAGATGCTGCCCAAGCACGAGGTGATCCAGGTGCTCACCCACGCCACCGTCTTCGTCTGCCCGTCCGTCTACGAGCCGATGGGCATCGTCAACCTGGAGGCGATGGCCTGCGAGACGGCGGTGGTGGCGACCGCTACCGGCGGCATCCCCGAGGTGGTCGCCGACGGCGAGACCGGGCTGCTCGTCCCGATCGAGCAGGCGACCGACGGCAGCGGCACCCCGCTGGACCCGGACCGTTTCGTCGCGGACCTGGCCGGGGCGGTCAACGCGCTGCTCGCCGACCCGGAGCGGGTGGAGAGGTTCGGCCGCGCCGGCCGCCGCCGGGCCGTCGAACACTTCTCCTGGGACGCCATCGCCGAACGCACCGTGGAGGTGTACCGCTCGGTCGGCGCCACCACCTGA
- a CDS encoding helix-turn-helix domain-containing protein, which produces MNELPVGRRVAQWRVRRNMTQQQFADRLGRSKSWVDKVERGVRRLERVSSLREVADALRIDLGVLLTDQPGRPDPAAAGVEGVRTALSRYHVEPPAGPVGLTELRARLDHAEQTYRHARYPQLLALLPGLLDAARLARAARPDRTTAGLLVSGYALTALVLVKVDQGELAWLAADRGMALAQATGDPQVAAVATVSLVQALRLGDRRRSAMEAAVVAVHRLRSTRPGVPDPCLLGTLLVQAALAAAGRGLDRDAEQLLDQAAEADREAGAGAVGAGRAAVEAARVVVETILGDAPAATARHERFTAGGGWRWLPTEHRAAYLLDVARAYVLAGDLRRAGRALLDAERTARGEVHDRPAVRDLVAVVARSAAAPADLARLAAALHVT; this is translated from the coding sequence GTGAACGAGCTACCGGTGGGTCGCCGGGTCGCCCAGTGGCGGGTCCGGCGGAACATGACCCAGCAGCAGTTCGCCGACCGCCTCGGCAGGTCGAAGAGCTGGGTGGACAAGGTCGAGCGCGGGGTGCGCCGGCTGGAGCGGGTGTCCAGTCTCCGCGAGGTCGCCGACGCGCTCCGGATCGACCTGGGGGTGCTACTGACCGACCAGCCCGGCCGACCGGACCCCGCCGCCGCAGGCGTGGAAGGGGTACGCACCGCCCTGTCCCGGTACCACGTCGAGCCGCCGGCCGGGCCGGTCGGCCTGACGGAGTTGCGGGCCCGGCTCGACCATGCGGAGCAAACCTACCGGCACGCCCGCTACCCGCAACTGCTTGCCCTGCTGCCCGGCCTGCTCGACGCCGCCCGCCTCGCGCGGGCCGCACGTCCCGACCGGACGACCGCTGGATTGCTGGTCTCCGGGTATGCCCTCACTGCCCTGGTGCTGGTCAAGGTGGATCAGGGGGAGTTGGCCTGGTTGGCCGCCGACCGGGGGATGGCGCTCGCCCAGGCTACGGGCGACCCGCAGGTCGCCGCCGTGGCCACGGTGTCCCTGGTGCAGGCCCTGCGCCTCGGTGACCGGCGACGTTCGGCGATGGAGGCGGCCGTCGTCGCCGTACACCGGCTGCGGTCGACCCGGCCCGGTGTCCCGGATCCGTGCCTGCTGGGGACGCTGCTGGTCCAGGCCGCGCTCGCTGCCGCCGGCCGGGGGCTGGACCGGGACGCGGAACAGTTGCTCGACCAGGCGGCGGAGGCCGATCGGGAGGCCGGTGCGGGTGCCGTCGGGGCCGGCCGGGCGGCGGTGGAGGCGGCCCGCGTGGTGGTCGAGACGATCCTCGGGGACGCCCCGGCGGCGACGGCCCGGCACGAGCGGTTCACGGCGGGCGGCGGGTGGCGGTGGCTGCCGACCGAGCACCGGGCCGCGTACCTGCTCGACGTGGCCCGCGCGTACGTGCTCGCCGGTGACCTGCGGCGGGCGGGCCGGGCGCTGCTGGACGCCGAACGTACCGCGCGGGGCGAGGTGCACGACCGCCCGGCGGTCCGGGACCTGGTCGCCGTCGTGGCCCGGTCCGCCGCCGCCCCGGCCGACCTGGCCCGCCTCGCCGCCGCCCTGCACGTCACCTGA
- a CDS encoding winged helix-turn-helix domain-containing protein, translating to MPQAPLYEQLIADVTASIREGTLQPGDKLPSIAELREQYQSSAWPVRYALRILEERGWIITRQGKGSYVAPSPPA from the coding sequence ATGCCGCAGGCACCGCTATACGAGCAGCTCATCGCCGACGTGACAGCGTCGATTCGCGAAGGCACGCTGCAACCGGGTGACAAACTGCCGTCTATCGCCGAACTGCGCGAGCAGTACCAGTCGAGCGCGTGGCCAGTCCGGTACGCCCTCCGGATCCTGGAGGAGCGCGGCTGGATCATCACCCGGCAGGGCAAGGGGTCCTACGTGGCACCAAGCCCGCCCGCCTAG